A genomic segment from Phytoactinopolyspora mesophila encodes:
- a CDS encoding pilus assembly protein TadG-related protein: MSDTVSAPRRSDCERGAIGLVASILAVALIAIIGLVFDGGVKVRNMQRADNAAAEAARAAGQHIDGTDLGGGFGLDAGAAIAAARSYLAEAGVQGDVSISGDLITVTTITTEKTVFLSIIGITTITSHGEATVRIAEDL; the protein is encoded by the coding sequence GTGTCGGACACAGTGAGTGCGCCGCGACGGAGTGATTGCGAGCGTGGAGCAATCGGCCTGGTCGCGAGCATCCTGGCGGTGGCGTTGATCGCGATCATCGGGCTCGTGTTCGACGGCGGCGTGAAGGTCCGAAACATGCAGCGGGCGGATAATGCTGCCGCTGAAGCGGCGCGTGCAGCGGGCCAACACATCGACGGTACGGATCTGGGCGGTGGTTTCGGGCTAGATGCCGGAGCCGCAATTGCCGCTGCGCGAAGTTACCTGGCCGAAGCAGGTGTCCAGGGCGACGTGTCGATCAGTGGCGACTTGATCACCGTCACGACAATCACCACCGAGAAGACCGTCTTCCTGTCCATCATCGGAATAACCACTATTACCAGCCACGGCGAGGCCACGGTAAGAATCGCCGAAGATCTGTGA
- a CDS encoding TadE/TadG family type IV pilus assembly protein: MTAPPLFKRGLHRTGEKGSVALEWVIIAPGVLLVMAVLALAGRVILASGAVEQAAADAARAASLARHPAAAVSEAQSAAAMSLQGQGLECLSTSVDVDTSGFAVPAGQHATVSVTITCPIKVSDLPIPGLSSRTAVKTGVSPIDTYRQR; this comes from the coding sequence ATGACCGCACCGCCGCTGTTCAAGCGAGGCTTGCACCGTACGGGTGAGAAGGGGTCGGTGGCGCTGGAGTGGGTGATCATTGCGCCGGGGGTGTTGCTGGTGATGGCGGTGCTGGCGTTGGCGGGCCGAGTGATCTTGGCGTCGGGCGCAGTCGAGCAAGCGGCGGCAGATGCCGCCCGTGCGGCTTCGTTGGCCCGGCATCCCGCCGCCGCGGTCAGCGAGGCGCAGTCGGCGGCGGCGATGTCCCTGCAAGGCCAAGGGCTTGAGTGCCTGTCGACCAGCGTGGATGTAGATACTTCGGGATTCGCGGTTCCAGCGGGACAACACGCTACGGTCTCGGTCACCATCACGTGTCCGATCAAGGTGAGTGACCTTCCCATCCCGGGTCTAAGCTCGCGCACCGCTGTCAAGACCGGGGTTAGTCCAATCGACACCTACAGGCAGCGGTGA
- a CDS encoding TadE family protein, which yields MSTARRKRNERGSVALESVIVWPLVLAALFAIIQGGLWFHARNVALGAAQEGARVASAESRGDGAARASAFISNAGGPKIMSSWSTSQSSTASVVTVTVTGRAPSVLPGVSGPKVTQSSTAPLREWTTR from the coding sequence ATGAGTACAGCGCGCCGGAAGCGGAACGAGCGCGGGTCGGTGGCGCTGGAATCCGTCATCGTCTGGCCGTTGGTGCTCGCTGCACTCTTCGCGATCATCCAGGGTGGGTTGTGGTTCCATGCTCGAAACGTCGCGCTGGGCGCTGCGCAAGAGGGTGCCCGGGTGGCTTCTGCCGAGTCTCGTGGGGATGGCGCAGCTCGTGCGAGTGCGTTCATCTCTAATGCGGGTGGTCCAAAGATCATGAGCAGTTGGTCGACGTCGCAGAGTTCCACTGCGAGCGTAGTCACGGTCACCGTTACCGGGAGGGCGCCGTCGGTGCTTCCCGGGGTTTCGGGGCCTAAGGTGACTCAGTCTTCGACGGCACCGCTACGCGAGTGGACGACGCGATGA